From a single Photobacterium gaetbulicola Gung47 genomic region:
- a CDS encoding glucose-1-phosphate adenylyltransferase (COG0448), translating to MKKEAITVILAGGVGSRLSPLTDHRAKPAVPFGGKYRIIDFTLTNCLHSGLRRVLVLTQYKSHSLQKHLRDGWSIFNPELGEYITAVPPQMRTGESWYQGTADAIYQNLYLLTRSEAKYVVVLSGDHIYRMDYEPMLKQHVENEADLTVACMEVPKSEAHAFGVMSIDEYQRVYSFTEKPEAPQSLPNNPDACLASMGIYIFSMKALEEALEKDALNPTSSHDFGKDIIPGLIDGERVYAYQFGGSAGRVSQDAYWRDVGTIDSYYQANMDLLSYYPPMDLYQEEWPIRTYEQQLPPARTVSSPAGNEGIFINSIISNGVAIKGGSAQNSVLFPKVKIENAAVVINSIVFEGVVVGEGAHIENCIIDKDVVIPPGVEIGVNRKKDAERFDISPKGIVVITSDHQF from the coding sequence ATGAAAAAGGAAGCGATTACCGTTATTTTGGCTGGTGGAGTAGGCTCAAGGCTGTCACCTTTAACTGACCATAGAGCCAAGCCTGCTGTACCATTTGGCGGAAAATACCGAATTATTGATTTTACACTGACCAACTGCCTGCATTCTGGTTTGCGTCGTGTGCTCGTGTTGACCCAATATAAGTCTCATTCCCTGCAAAAACACCTGCGTGATGGTTGGTCGATATTCAACCCTGAGCTTGGTGAGTATATAACTGCAGTACCGCCCCAGATGCGCACGGGTGAAAGCTGGTATCAAGGTACTGCTGATGCTATTTATCAGAATCTCTACTTGTTGACCCGCAGTGAAGCAAAATATGTAGTGGTACTATCTGGCGATCATATTTACCGTATGGACTATGAGCCAATGCTAAAGCAGCATGTTGAAAATGAAGCTGATTTGACCGTTGCCTGTATGGAAGTTCCCAAGTCTGAAGCTCATGCTTTCGGTGTAATGTCCATCGATGAATACCAGCGCGTGTATTCATTTACCGAAAAACCAGAGGCTCCTCAATCACTTCCTAACAATCCTGATGCCTGTCTGGCATCAATGGGAATCTATATTTTTTCAATGAAAGCATTGGAAGAGGCGTTAGAAAAGGATGCACTTAATCCAACAAGTAGCCATGACTTCGGTAAAGATATTATTCCTGGCCTAATTGATGGTGAGCGGGTTTATGCTTATCAGTTCGGAGGCTCGGCGGGTAGGGTTAGCCAAGATGCCTACTGGCGAGATGTTGGGACTATTGATTCTTATTATCAGGCTAATATGGACTTATTGTCATATTATCCACCTATGGATTTATACCAAGAAGAGTGGCCAATTCGTACCTATGAGCAACAGTTGCCACCTGCCAGAACCGTCTCTTCACCTGCTGGAAATGAAGGTATTTTTATTAACTCTATTATTTCCAATGGGGTAGCGATAAAAGGTGGCTCGGCACAGAACTCGGTGCTATTTCCAAAAGTGAAAATCGAGAATGCCGCCGTTGTTATTAATAGCATTGTGTTTGAAGGGGTGGTCGTTGGCGAAGGGGCTCATATCGAGAACTGTATTATCGATAAAGATGTTGTCATTCCGCCCGGTGTAGAAATTGGTGTTAACCGGAAAAAGGATGCAGAACGGTTTGATATTTCACCAAAAGGGATTGTTGTCATTACTTCTGACCATCAATTTTAA
- a CDS encoding hypothetical protein (COG0468) yields METSVEFSNPDNVVFDYTTFLSASCKQRVTLVDALKALIPAFEITWTSSMPHGMTDSEKLQLQALKVLSTNISDTNNLIRLLRLARAEHIDELMIKLPYALEELQLVEIESKAGCKVIKLDDEGEVLRAHMI; encoded by the coding sequence ATGGAAACATCAGTTGAATTCTCAAATCCGGACAATGTTGTTTTTGATTACACAACCTTTTTGTCAGCATCATGCAAACAGAGAGTAACACTTGTCGATGCGCTAAAAGCGCTAATTCCAGCATTTGAAATTACATGGACTTCTTCAATGCCGCATGGAATGACAGACTCAGAGAAGTTGCAGCTGCAGGCACTGAAAGTGCTTTCGACCAACATTAGCGACACGAACAATTTGATTCGCTTGTTACGACTTGCACGCGCAGAGCATATCGATGAGCTGATGATAAAGCTGCCATATGCCTTGGAAGAACTGCAACTCGTCGAAATTGAAAGCAAAGCAGGATGTAAAGTGATCAAGTTAGATGATGAGGGTGAGGTGCTAAGGGCACATATGATCTAA
- a CDS encoding putative arginine/ornithine antiporter (COG0531) encodes MEKKLGLGSLTALVIGSMIGAGVFSLPQNMAAVASPAAVMIGWTITGIGMIFLALAFQHLSKLKPEIESGVFGYAQAGFGDFVGFCSAWGYWLSAMLANVSYLVIVFSTLGMLFDSPDMVLFGNGNTWISIIGSSVLLWLVHALVLRGVQTAAMINMITTCAKLIPLFLFIFSALIAFHWDTFVFDFTGLHFGEQHDLLSQVKGTMLITVWVFIGIEGAVVVSNRAKDRKDIGRATILGLLTALTIYVFVTLLSMGVVSTEQLATYQNPSMAEVLTEILGPLGKYIIGCGLLISVCGAFLSWTVLASEAPYLGARDKMFPISFAKQNEAGSPVNSLLLTNSCIQVSLIFVMFAGSTYDTLLAIASEMILVPYFLVGAYTLKLAIERKDRGSLFIVGLCASLYGLWLLYASGLNYLLLSALLYVPGLYFYVKAKREQQTRPFVGKEMTAASLLTAAACIAVGMLWKGMM; translated from the coding sequence ATGGAAAAGAAACTGGGATTAGGATCGCTTACTGCCTTGGTCATCGGCTCAATGATTGGGGCGGGGGTCTTCAGCCTTCCCCAAAATATGGCTGCCGTTGCCAGTCCCGCAGCAGTAATGATCGGTTGGACTATCACAGGTATTGGTATGATATTTCTTGCCCTTGCCTTCCAACACCTCTCGAAGCTCAAGCCTGAAATCGAAAGCGGTGTCTTTGGCTACGCCCAAGCTGGCTTTGGCGATTTTGTCGGCTTCTGCTCTGCATGGGGCTATTGGCTCAGTGCTATGCTAGCCAATGTCTCTTACTTGGTTATCGTGTTCAGTACATTGGGGATGCTCTTCGACAGCCCTGACATGGTGCTATTTGGCAATGGTAATACCTGGATCTCTATTATTGGTTCATCGGTTTTACTTTGGCTTGTCCATGCGCTTGTACTACGTGGCGTACAAACAGCAGCAATGATCAATATGATCACAACATGTGCCAAGCTGATCCCATTATTCCTCTTCATCTTCTCTGCCCTTATTGCTTTTCACTGGGATACGTTCGTGTTCGATTTCACCGGGCTGCATTTCGGTGAACAGCACGATTTACTGTCCCAAGTAAAAGGTACTATGCTGATTACCGTATGGGTTTTCATCGGTATCGAAGGCGCAGTTGTCGTTTCAAACCGAGCGAAAGACCGTAAGGATATCGGCCGTGCTACCATTCTGGGCTTGCTGACCGCCTTGACTATCTATGTTTTCGTAACTCTGCTTTCGATGGGAGTGGTAAGCACAGAGCAATTGGCAACTTACCAGAATCCATCCATGGCTGAGGTACTTACCGAGATCCTTGGGCCATTGGGTAAATACATCATTGGGTGCGGACTTTTGATTTCTGTCTGCGGGGCTTTCCTCAGCTGGACTGTACTCGCCTCCGAAGCACCATACTTAGGTGCTAGAGATAAAATGTTCCCTATCAGCTTTGCCAAGCAAAATGAGGCCGGCAGCCCGGTTAATTCATTACTACTCACCAATAGCTGTATCCAGGTAAGCCTTATTTTTGTAATGTTTGCTGGGAGTACCTATGACACACTATTGGCAATCGCATCAGAAATGATCCTTGTCCCCTACTTCTTGGTTGGCGCATATACACTGAAATTGGCGATCGAACGCAAGGACCGTGGCTCGCTGTTCATCGTGGGCCTGTGTGCGAGCCTCTACGGCCTGTGGCTACTATACGCATCAGGTCTCAACTACTTGCTGCTCTCTGCACTACTTTACGTCCCGGGGCTGTATTTCTACGTAAAAGCCAAACGGGAACAACAGACCCGACCATTTGTTGGTAAAGAAATGACCGCTGCAAGCCTACTAACTGCGGCAGCTTGCATAGCCGTCGGAATGCTGTGGAAAGGTATGATGTAG
- a CDS encoding SOS-response cell division inhibitor (COG5404), translating into MAAYFEHQNTVSASQVYKATFAAQTEGTSSHTVSCPIEVSFNDESQAQLAYFLRILKQASQQNRWIMFIGQNALIDKNLLKSAGIDLNKVLVLTNKKGKTDQELMEKALRCGNCSAVIATGDIQHFASYAMREASDSGASYAFVINRNDRSQITYH; encoded by the coding sequence ATGGCTGCTTACTTTGAACACCAAAACACTGTTTCTGCTTCTCAGGTCTACAAAGCGACGTTTGCCGCTCAAACCGAAGGTACCTCTTCTCATACAGTCAGCTGTCCTATCGAGGTTTCTTTTAATGATGAGAGCCAGGCACAATTGGCCTATTTTCTACGTATCCTCAAGCAAGCCAGTCAACAAAACCGCTGGATCATGTTTATCGGCCAAAATGCACTCATTGATAAAAACCTATTGAAGAGTGCAGGTATAGACTTGAACAAGGTTTTGGTTTTGACCAACAAAAAAGGCAAAACTGATCAGGAGCTGATGGAAAAAGCGCTCCGTTGTGGTAATTGCAGTGCGGTTATTGCCACAGGTGATATCCAGCACTTTGCCAGTTATGCCATGCGAGAAGCTTCAGATTCAGGGGCCAGCTATGCATTTGTCATTAATCGTAACGACAGGTCTCAAATCACATACCACTGA
- a CDS encoding XerC/CodV family integrase/recombinase (COG4974) yields MKDIPQPLSSIKSPFLAEVTTFIRTRGLAYSTEKAYISWIKRFILFSRYQHRNQINARDIQQFLEHLVTTKNVSPNTQRTALNALVFLCREMLNQDTSLLNFKRSKRSTKLPEVFSHEEAMSIICLLQYPCRLVAQLMYGSGLRVNEALRLRINDINFDTLSITVRNGKGNKDRKTLLSPHIIADLKHQIESVTALYKLDTKNGYGEVYMPYALQRKYPNHAKSLGWQYLFPAKNISKDPRSNRLMRHHLTDRSVQQQVATAVKQAKILKKANCHTFRHSFATRLLEAGTDLRNIQELLGHSDIKTTQIYTHVVGTHFSGVKSPLDQV; encoded by the coding sequence ATGAAAGATATCCCACAGCCACTATCAAGCATTAAAAGTCCTTTTTTGGCAGAAGTAACCACCTTCATTCGTACAAGGGGACTAGCCTATTCAACCGAGAAAGCCTACATAAGTTGGATCAAACGTTTTATCCTATTCTCGCGTTACCAACATCGTAATCAAATCAATGCAAGAGATATTCAACAATTCCTCGAACATTTGGTGACAACTAAAAATGTCTCACCAAACACCCAAAGGACAGCATTAAACGCACTTGTCTTTCTCTGCAGGGAGATGCTTAATCAAGATACTAGCTTGTTAAACTTCAAGCGCTCAAAACGTTCTACAAAATTACCAGAAGTGTTCAGCCACGAAGAAGCCATGTCGATAATCTGCCTGCTTCAATATCCATGCAGGCTTGTGGCCCAGTTAATGTATGGCAGCGGGCTTCGTGTGAACGAAGCGCTTCGGCTCAGGATTAATGACATTAACTTTGACACCTTAAGTATTACTGTCAGAAATGGTAAAGGAAACAAAGATAGAAAGACCCTACTGTCGCCGCACATTATTGCAGATCTTAAACATCAAATAGAATCAGTTACAGCCCTGTACAAACTGGATACCAAGAATGGTTATGGTGAGGTGTATATGCCCTACGCCTTGCAACGTAAATATCCGAATCATGCTAAATCACTTGGCTGGCAGTATCTATTTCCAGCAAAAAATATCAGCAAAGATCCGCGCTCAAACAGATTGATGCGCCACCATTTAACTGACCGTAGTGTGCAACAGCAAGTAGCCACTGCAGTCAAGCAGGCCAAAATATTAAAAAAAGCAAACTGCCACACTTTTAGGCATTCTTTCGCAACCCGTTTACTTGAAGCTGGTACAGACTTGCGGAATATCCAAGAACTGCTTGGCCATAGCGATATAAAAACGACTCAAATCTACACCCATGTCGTAGGCACGCATTTCAGCGGCGTCAAAAGTCCATTAGATCAGGTTTAA
- a CDS encoding transposase (COG3385): MNSPQKQKEENKMRDIQILHDSLREQCPSIHKKRLNSLMDSVKALLNNDALTLTLLGRSLPSKAKTKHCIKRVDRLLGNGHLHRDRLDIYRWHCHQICSVNPQPIVLVDWADIREYKRLMVLRASVAVEGRSVTLFEQSFTFKQYNSPRSHQIFLDNFKAVLPSHVIPIIVTDAGFRNTWFRQVEAMGWCYLGRVRGDVNTFYNKQWHHIKQLFKKANNKPKYIGLTQLAKRKPLLCHLHLFKKETPRKRKDRPRGREHFTAQAVHRKSAKEPWLLATNIPTDIFSSRCIVRIYEKRMQIEETFRDLKSPQYGFGLRQSRTNDPKRLDVLLLIGLLTFMIYWWFGIAAEHAGWHRHFQANTIKKRRVLSFVRLGKEVFRRLEYHITNSTLRWAQQELIMMARSNYHA; encoded by the coding sequence ATGAATTCACCACAAAAACAAAAAGAAGAAAACAAGATGCGTGATATTCAGATACTACACGATTCCCTTAGAGAACAATGCCCTAGCATTCACAAAAAGCGACTCAATTCACTGATGGATTCGGTGAAAGCACTGCTAAATAACGATGCGCTGACCCTAACATTACTTGGCAGATCACTACCTTCTAAAGCAAAAACCAAGCACTGTATAAAACGGGTTGACCGTTTATTGGGAAACGGTCATTTACACCGCGACAGACTTGATATTTATCGCTGGCACTGTCACCAAATATGCTCAGTTAACCCACAGCCGATTGTCCTCGTCGACTGGGCCGATATCCGGGAGTACAAACGCCTCATGGTACTCAGGGCATCCGTTGCCGTAGAGGGACGTTCCGTTACCCTTTTCGAGCAATCCTTTACCTTTAAACAATACAACTCGCCCCGTAGTCACCAAATATTTCTTGATAACTTCAAAGCTGTTTTACCCTCGCATGTCATACCCATTATTGTCACAGATGCCGGTTTCAGGAACACCTGGTTTCGGCAAGTAGAGGCTATGGGTTGGTGCTACCTAGGACGCGTTCGCGGTGATGTAAATACCTTTTATAACAAACAATGGCATCACATTAAGCAACTGTTTAAAAAGGCAAATAATAAACCCAAGTACATTGGATTGACCCAACTGGCAAAACGAAAACCATTACTCTGCCACCTGCATCTCTTCAAAAAAGAAACGCCAAGAAAACGCAAAGACAGACCCAGAGGTCGAGAGCACTTTACAGCACAAGCCGTTCATAGAAAATCAGCAAAAGAACCTTGGCTGCTCGCCACCAACATCCCAACCGACATCTTCTCTTCCCGCTGTATCGTCCGCATCTATGAAAAGCGTATGCAGATTGAAGAGACTTTCCGTGACCTGAAAAGCCCTCAATATGGCTTTGGCCTGCGACAAAGCCGAACCAATGACCCAAAGCGGCTCGATGTCCTGTTGCTAATCGGCCTTCTCACCTTCATGATCTATTGGTGGTTCGGCATTGCTGCCGAACATGCCGGTTGGCACCGCCACTTCCAGGCTAATACGATAAAAAAGAGACGAGTTTTATCCTTCGTCAGACTAGGAAAAGAAGTCTTTCGACGGCTGGAATATCACATTACAAATTCAACATTACGCTGGGCACAACAAGAGTTAATTATGATGGCAAGGAGCAATTATCATGCGTGA
- a CDS encoding hypothetical protein (COG0841) — protein sequence MSKYEDAIKLMEERCGNGKEVIMALATISLTGNAVGSPTPAVRMVCAYYEDGVFYVSTDATTDKMRQIEKNNEVSIGGLDWYSFQGKAENLGWVKDEHNAEIRSKFKTVFDWFTEHGDEENPNSIVLRITPTRGTIIDNERTYGELKYEIDFVNRVVH from the coding sequence ATGAGTAAATATGAAGATGCAATAAAACTGATGGAAGAGCGTTGCGGTAATGGTAAAGAGGTAATTATGGCGCTCGCGACTATCTCACTAACTGGTAATGCTGTTGGCAGTCCAACGCCTGCTGTGCGAATGGTGTGCGCTTATTATGAAGACGGGGTGTTTTATGTGTCTACAGATGCGACAACAGATAAGATGAGGCAAATTGAGAAGAACAATGAGGTCTCTATAGGAGGGTTAGATTGGTATTCTTTTCAAGGTAAGGCAGAGAATTTAGGCTGGGTCAAAGACGAACACAACGCAGAAATAAGATCAAAGTTTAAGACGGTGTTTGATTGGTTCACTGAGCATGGTGATGAAGAAAACCCCAATTCAATTGTATTGCGCATCACACCGACAAGGGGGACAATTATTGACAACGAGAGAACGTATGGTGAATTGAAGTACGAGATTGATTTCGTAAATAGAGTTGTGCACTAA
- a CDS encoding hypothetical protein (COG0454): MELLNAEKEHYQQIGRLVNSAEELYTICPSGSYPWDEEQLSEIAETRLNLTICSVEGCVAAFGNIYNVVPGESAFIGNIIVGDNYKGQGIGKKLIQYLSELCEESYDAIPHISVFGFNTHALLLYTRLGFVPYAIEERTSLNGETVALIHMHLDS, encoded by the coding sequence ATGGAGTTATTGAATGCAGAAAAAGAGCATTATCAACAGATCGGACGTTTAGTTAACTCAGCCGAAGAGCTTTACACTATATGTCCAAGTGGTTCGTACCCTTGGGATGAGGAGCAGCTTTCAGAAATAGCAGAGACCAGGCTCAATTTAACCATATGTAGTGTAGAAGGTTGTGTGGCAGCCTTTGGCAACATTTACAATGTCGTACCGGGTGAAAGTGCGTTTATTGGCAATATTATTGTTGGTGATAACTACAAAGGACAAGGTATAGGTAAAAAGCTCATCCAATATTTGTCAGAATTGTGTGAGGAGTCATACGACGCTATACCTCATATATCTGTTTTCGGCTTCAATACCCATGCTCTTTTGCTCTATACCAGATTGGGGTTTGTGCCCTATGCAATTGAAGAGAGGACATCTCTCAACGGTGAAACCGTAGCTTTGATTCACATGCATTTGGACTCCTGA